Proteins encoded in a region of the Mercenaria mercenaria strain notata chromosome 1, MADL_Memer_1, whole genome shotgun sequence genome:
- the LOC123528961 gene encoding uncharacterized protein LOC123528961, which yields MSKELANLQKGDWEPAYDDDEIEKDLLLQLPKDLDINKFNRGQKFFKKNLGQCLIAMMMSLICGLSINRFLKVLVCTGMSSTSESSFKRYMSTTMHVLKWHYGNVWNPSSSAFKSIRSVRKMHAYARKFMHNKENQNEKQHCCSEVGHTYLSQYEMGLVQSGFMGSIVMYPDKFGIRCSIDELDDYVYFWRWIGYLLGIKDQFNICIDGYERADAICHAIEQEILIPSLYNPPPQFYPMSEAFTSGFKFYPVASVKSIIATGFRLVHLKCPFSVSFADKLRVYFARGFLSFLFYFPSFTYYLNRTIERMYQCHRFT from the coding sequence atgtcAAAAGAACTGGCAAACCTTCAGAAAGGGGACTGGGAACCGGCTTATGATGACGACGAAATAGAAAAGGATCTTTTATTGCAACTTCCAAAAGACCTTGACATTAACAAATTCAACCGTGGGCAAAAATTCTTCAAGAAAAATCTTGGTCAATGTTTGATAGCAATGATGATGTCTTTAATTTGTGGACTGAGTATCAACCGATTTTTAAAAGTACTTGTATGCACTGGTATGTCATCCACGTCGGAATCGTCTTTTAAACGCTACATGAGTACTACAATGCACGTGCTAAAGTGGCATTATGGGAATGTTTGGAACCCATCGTCGTCTGCTTTTAAGTCAATCCGTTCTGTGAGAAAAATGCATGCATACGCGAGAAAATTCATGCACaacaaagaaaatcaaaatgaaaaacaacattGCTGCTCTGAAGTTGGCCATACTTACTTATCGCAGTACGAAATGGGATTGGTTCAAAGTGGTTTTATGGGTAGTATTGTCATGTACCCTGATAAGTTTGGAATTCGCTGTTCCATTGATGAACTGGACGATTATGTTTATTTCTGGCGATGGATAGGTTATTTATTAGGAATAAAGGACCAGTTTAATATATGTATTGACGGCTACGAGAGGGCGGATGCCATTTGTCATGCTATCGAACAGGAGATTCTAATTCCTTCACTGTATAACCCACCGCCGCAGTTTTATCCAATGTCAGAAGCTTTTACGAGCGGATTCAAATTCTACCCGGTTGCAAGCGTTAAAAGCATTATTGCCACGGGTTTTCGACTTGTTCATTTGAAGTGTCCGTTTTCGGTTTCTTTTGCAGATAAGTTAAGGGTTTATTTTGCAAGAGGTTTcctttcttttctgttttattttccatcatttacttattatttgaaCAGAACTATTGAAAGGATGTACCAGTGTCATCGATTCACTTAG
- the LOC123564012 gene encoding uncharacterized protein LOC123564012 produces the protein MASTLIFLTLLPICLAQFDPNALNQNFGSGGFGSTGTGTPNATGTFDPNGANAGFGMINTGTNTTGNFGSGFGSGSGFGSGGTGGFGGSGFGSGSTGTGSTGGTGTGGSGSGTFDPNKFINGGGTSGTFDPNAMNNFGQTQNNTMAFGKRR, from the exons ATGGCCTCAACACTTATATTTCTGACTTTGTTGCCAATCTGTCTAGCGCAGT TTGATCCCAATGCCTTGAACCAGAATTTCGGTAGCGGAGGGTTTGGTAGCACGGGAACAGGTACACCAAACGCCACTGGAACTTTTGATCCAAATGGTGCTAATGCCGGATTTGGTATGATCAACACAGGAACAAACACAACTGGAAACTTTGGGTCAGGGTTCGGATCAGGCTCTGGATTTGGATCTGGTGGCACCGG GGGGTTTGGCGGTAGCGGGTTTGGCTCTGGTAGTACGGGAACAGGCAGCACTGGTGGCACAGGAACTGGCGGTTCAGGGTCCGGCACGTTCGATCCTAACAAGTTTATAAATGGAGGTGGTACTTCTGGAACTTTTGATCCAAATGCCATGAACAACTTCGGGCaaacacaaaataatacaatGGCATTTGGAAAGCGAAGATAA
- the LOC123528969 gene encoding uncharacterized protein LOC123528969, translating to MTTHLVTRITDYCSKMYAFCFCLHRIQKTNINVCISSGLIIFSLVSYGTHDWAKHKSNSDTFRLTASLQAENGSHEMLTSFLCYTNDVKFFHTLRHRPKIFEAKYSETDFVFLTVGSDIENILNRGHIPNQKPCFTMNDTFLYHCCGYSPYLKESGKNLITRETNFVYERHVVTDNYIRIEDFINGKPEMVDLLIKFSLDTSNQTKTDVVCKHRCRGDVPVDNYPEIHIYVDTQNADRNLTKNAFHWYL from the exons ATGACAACACACCTCGTTACCAGGATtacagattattgtagtaaaatgTATGCATTCTGTTTCTGTCTACACAgaatacaaaaaacaaatatca ATGTATGCATCTCTTCCGGGCTCATCATTTTCAGCTTAGTTTCCTATGGAACACACGACTGGGCTAAACACAAATCAAACAGCGATACCTTTCGGCTAACAGCGTCGCTTCAAGCTGAAAACGGGAGTCATGAAATGCTGACGTCATTCCTCTGCTACACAAACGACGTCAAATTTTTCCACACACTTCGACATCGACCGAAAATTTTCGAAGCCAAATATTCGGAGACGGACTTTGTTTTCTTGACAGTTGGCAGTGatatagaaaacattttgaaTCGCGGACATATACCAAACCAAAAACCTTGTTTTACTATGAACGATACGTTCTTGTATCATTGCTGTGGATATTCGCCTTATCTAAAGGAATCTGGGAAAAATTTGATAACGCGGGAAACAAACTTTGTGTATGAAAGACATGTTGTAACTGATAATTACATTCGCATAGAAGACTTTATCAATGGCAAGCCGGAAATGGTCGACTTACTGATAAAATTCAGTTTAGATacgtcaaatcaaacaaaaactgaCGTTGTTTGCAAACATCGGTGTCGCGGTGACGTCCCTGTCGATAACTATCCGGAGATACATATTTACGTTGACACGCAAAATGCAGACAGAAATCTTACAAAGAACGCGTTTCACTGGTACTTATGA